In one Ictalurus punctatus breed USDA103 chromosome 19, Coco_2.0, whole genome shotgun sequence genomic region, the following are encoded:
- the LOC108279746 gene encoding podocan-like protein 1 codes for MGLNASTLQHVSLEGETRTEWSPDHLLQPLAVGEVELKWEKEPGTQIAVTIKAEEETDLVHIQKIGEAEEEQGESNEGKQGHEKGQGVRVGEEENQGVDQSVDTPLAILSLSQYFSSTIIPSLITTQGPADITRINPGKDASVLTTNENSTHENSSLAQIESSEENVDAAPTAMAARAGPTAMSLPSTFKPNPKTKLPKIKEKQILKTKKNKLQTKEKKVKEKSTKPLINAKQVKKLKQEKDQLTTAPHFPYFEDHYCPPDCACYGRLVQCSDKGFEKVPYGIPYNSRYILLMNNRIESIPLNLLSEYLSLEFLVLSNNRLVDRSIQGAFEGIQALKRLYLDRNLLQSVPTDLPASLEELRLDGNKLKVMSEVVWFRCPGLLILSLSNNSLERISSSFPDGVLSPLSSLRTLSLSHNRLTSVPLQLPLTLQELYLRGNLIQRFQPGIFQGKVQLQVLDLSANRLTNKGLGKDALINVTHLESLNLEGNFLNQVPRHLPHSLKTLNLEGNSISSISKATFLSLPHLEHLGLARNKISKVVPGAFRMLPLLHQLDLSHNVLQQVPRQLPAWLVYIALNHNKIQMIPRDAFCSFKNSEAARSRLVKVQLEHNLVDLGSLDSMAFSCLRGYQVVHFS; via the exons atgg GTCTAAATGCATCAACTCTTCAGCATGTGTCTTTGGAGGGTGAGACCCGGACTGAATGGAGTCCTGATCACCTCCTGCAACCTCTAGCAGTGGGGGAAGTAGAGCTAAAATGGGAGAAAGAGCCAGGAACCCAGATTGCTGTAACAATAAAAGCGGAAGAAGAGACTGATCTTGTACACATTCAGAAAATTGGGGAAGCAGAGGAGGAGCAAGGAGAAAGCAATGAGGGAAAGCAAGGCCATGAGAAAGGACAGGGTGTAAGAGTGGGTGAGGAAGAGAATCAGGGTGTAGATCAATCCGTAGACACTCCCCTTGctatcctctctctttctcagtatTTCTCATCCACCATCATTCCATCTCTGATCACCACACAAGGTCCTGCAGACATTACACGGATTAATCCTGGAAAGGACGCATCTGTGCTAACGACCAATGAAAACAGCACACATGAGAATTCTTCACTGGCTCAGATTGAGAGTTCCGAAGAGAATGTGGATGCTGCTCCCACGGCAATGGCGGCCAGGGCTGGCCCTACTGCCATGAGCTTACCCAGCACCTTCAAGCCCAACCCAAAGACTAAACTTccaaaaatcaaagaaaaacagatattgaaaacaaagaaaaacaagctTCAAACTAAGGAGAAAAAGGTGAAGGAGAAGAGCACCAAACCTCTGATAAATGCAAAGCAGgtgaaaaaattaaaacagGAGAAAGATCAGCTGACAACTGCCCCACACTTTCCATATTTTGAAGATCACTACTGCCCACCAGACTGCGCTTGTTACGGGAG GTTGGTGCAATGTTCAGACAAAGGATTCGAAAAGGTTCCCTATGGTATTCCATACAATTCCCGCTACATCCTTCTTATGAACAACCGCATCGAGAGCATTCCGCTGAACCTGCTTTCAGAGTACCTTTCTTTGGAGTTCCTGGTACTGAGCAACAACCGTCTGGTAGACCGTTCCATCCAAGGTGCCTTCGAAGGCATCCAGGCACTAAAGAGGCTGTATTTGGACCGGAACCTACTCCAGAGTGTCCCTACTGACCTTCCAGCCTCGCTGGAGGAGCTCCGTCTGGATGGGAACAAATTGAAAGTGATGTCCGAGGTGGTCTGGTTTCGCTGCCCCGGCCTGCTCATTCTCAGCTTGAGCAACAACAGTTTAGAACGTATCTCATCGTCGTTCCCTGATGGAGTTTTGTCTCCACTAAGCAGCCTTCGCACTCTCAGCCTCTCCCACAACCGTCTTACCTCTGTCCCCTTGCAGCTCCCACTTACCCTTCAAGAGCTTTACCTCCGTGGTAACCTCATCCAACGTTTCCAGCCAGGAATTTTTCAGGGCAAAGTACAGCTTCAAGTGCTGGACCTCAGCGCCAACAGGCTGACCAACAAAGGTTTGGGCAAGGATGCACTCATCAATGTCACCCACTTGGAAAGTCTCAACCTAGAAGGGAACTTCTTGAACCAAGTCCCTCGTCACCTTCCACACTCCCTAAAGACCCTTAACTTAGAGGGGAACTCCATCTCGAGCATCAGCAAGGCCACGTTTCTCTCACTTCCACACCTGGAGCACCTTGGCCTGGCCCGCAACAAGATCTCCAAGGTGGTGCCTGGAGCATTTCGGATGCTTCCTTTGTTGCACCAGCTGGATCTTAGCCACAACGTGCTTCAGCAGGTCCCACGTCAGCTTCCGGCTTGGCTCGTTTATATTGCGCTCAACCATAACAAGATTCAGATGATTCCACGTGATGCATTCTGTTCATTCAAAAACTCAGAAGCAGCCAGAAGTCGTCTGGTTAAGGTGCAGCTTGAGCACAACTTGGTAGACTTGGGCAGCCTGGACAGCATGGCTTTCAGCTGCCTAAGGGGCTATCAGGTGGTGCACTTTTCCTGA